The region AGTAGCTCTAGGAACTCCAAACTCTTTTGATAACTCAGTCTTATTGAACCCCTTATTATAAAACATCTTAAATCTATTTAAGCTATCACCTTTTAATTCTATGCTGCCTTTTTTTCGTCCTTTATATTTTCCTTCAGCTTTTGCTATAGCAACCCCTTCTCTAACTCTCTGGTTGATATTTTCTCTTTCTAATTCTACAACAGCTCCAATTATAGTTAAAAAGAATTTACCAATAGCTGTTCCAGTATCAATATCTTTATCTAAAACTTTTAAAGTAGCTCTTTTATCTTCAATCTCTTTAGTTATTTCTAATAGATCCATTGTACTACGACTTAATCTATCTAAAGATTTAACAACTACT is a window of Cetobacterium somerae ATCC BAA-474 DNA encoding:
- a CDS encoding recombinase family protein, whose protein sequence is MIKYYVRVSTVEQKLNRQLLAYDKADIVYSDKVSGKDKERPQLKVMLEGLQNGDVVVVKSLDRLSRSTMDLLEITKEIEDKRATLKVLDKDIDTGTAIGKFFLTIIGAVVELERENINQRVREGVAIAKAEGKYKGRKKGSIELKGDSLNRFKMFYNKGFNKTELSKEFGVPRATIYRWEKVLKERGDL